A portion of the Drosophila innubila isolate TH190305 chromosome 3L unlocalized genomic scaffold, UK_Dinn_1.0 0_D_3L, whole genome shotgun sequence genome contains these proteins:
- the LOC117788827 gene encoding integral membrane protein GPR155: MDSSMYYKAVRDSAATDAALVSSSSEFAVDVSVTTSATPRVEDGVSMDNFYPALVQCFGIIICGYIAGRFKIISNAETKGLATFVGTFALPSLILLSLVKLNWSAVNWTFMLAMLISKAIVFFAVLVISLLVARPLNYARAGLMAIFCTQSNDFAIGYPIVMALYEKVHPEYASYLYLMAPISLAILNPIGLVLMEISKIIKNKEEVTRNPPLCPETCPAEQLSKQRRFLGEHSILVWNTVKSLFFNPLLLMTLLGVAGGFLFPNGLPEMVAGVLRVFGQSFSATALFLLGLKIVGGGSGAERKTMGMGSLLPSVLILVKILVLPLVCRQTVNIIQAGDNFNDTTELSTFGFLYGTFPAAPGAFVIATQYNVEVELIARSMVLCTFISAPLMFISAKMISLTNLKPLDYLHELDAFSFDISVAGAAACCWMLALLIITKRFKRMPQRITACLVLSQLMCCIGVILWSKLGHVERWPLYLQFFLFNIGTYSSRLWTALLAITLLFLQCRSLCFVLKLWPYMLIFAWGVPAVISGLLIAFDSKSMPSEKKNPSFQYGNAQAAIAVFMLVMCFIVTVGCLVLQQRYKKRYEKYLTYTRELSNPDSAPSDLHSTVSTANLLANVDRSSIRQSARTTSYSSSSDDDDIIPTADVTVQRSNGGCGSGSGNCCSGSAVTTPTTASTVVMDIEDLLNRSRQRNVMDPKDLDKIDTAPPTESHMCSSSYNCGPSTSRQGCQNIIERYEEQTRSGLEPLEHTSDCDEHQTLKHTILLIILLCSMFVGLAVSIWTLVMEGMSGIYLELSFLDAFLNFGQGLIVLAVFISDTGELLMPLIKFWRKIWYGANVVSLPHWSSLRPDTKQICEQFRNHHLENCKKDIAKDRRWRIRVYRKVFYGSEFVSWLIEVGLSKDRMEAVHYARHLVDGRVLRHINNVYHFEDKQLLYNFCSRI, from the exons GGATTGGCCACATTTGTGGGCACCTTTGCCCTGCCCTCACTGATCTTACTGTCGCTGGTGAAACTCAACTGGAGTGCCGTCAATTGGACCTTTATGCTGGCCATGCTCATCTCGAAAgcaattgttttctttgccGTGCTCGTCATTAGTCTGCTGGTTGCTCGACCTTTGAACTATGCCCGTGCTGGCTTGATGGCAATCTTTTGCACGCAGAGCAACGATTTTGCCATTGGATATCCAATAG TTATGGCTCTTTACGAGAAAGTGCATCCAGAGTATGCTTCGTATTTGTATCTAATGGCGCCTATTTCATTGGCCATTCTGAATCCCATTGGTTTGGTACTCATGGAAATCAGCAAGATTATCAAAAACAAGGAGGAAGTTACTAGGAATCCGCCACTCTGTCCGGAAACCTGTCCCGCTGAGCAATTGAGCAAACAACGTCGTTTCCTGGGCGAGCATTCAATTCTGGTTTGGAACACTGTTAAGTCGTTGTTCTTCAATCCATTGCTGTTGATGACTCTGCTCGGTGTCGCTGGTGGCTTTTTGTTTCCCAATGGTCTGCCTGAAATGGTGGCCGGTGTGTTGCGCGTCTTCGGACAGAGTTTCTCAGCCACAGCTCTCTTCCTTTTGGGCCTGAAAATTGTAGGCGGCGGCTCTGGCGCGGAACGCAAAACCATGGGCATGGGATCGTTGCTGCCCAGTGTGCTGATATTGGTCAAGAT cTTGGTCCTACCTCTGGTCTGCCGTCAGACTGTCAACATTATTCAGGCTGGCGATAACTTCAATGACACCACTGAGTTGAGTACTTTTGGCTTTCTTTATGGCACTTTTCCCGCAGCTCCCGGTGCCTTTGTCATTGCAACGCAGTATAACGTTGAAGTGGAGCTG ATCGCACGCAGCATGGTGTTGTGTACATTTATCTCTGCTCCACTTATGTTTATCTCGGCCAAGATGATATcattgacaaatttaaagccCTTGGACTATTTGCATGAGCTGGATGCATTCTCCTTTGACATAAGCGTTGCTGGCGCAGCAGCCTGTTGCTGGATGTTGGCTCTGTTGATTATTACCAAGCGGTTTAAACGCATGCCACAACGCATTACAGCCTGTCTGGTGTTGTCACAG TTAATGTGCTGCATTGGCGTCATACTCTGGTCAAAGCTGGGTCATGTGGAACGCTGGCCTTTGTATCtgcaattctttttatttaacatcgGCACCTACAGTTCCCGCCTGTGGACAGCGCTTTTGGCCATCACGCTGCTCTTTTTGCAGTGTCGCAGCTTGTGTTTCGTGCTCAAACTATGGCCGTATATG CTGATTTTTGCCTGGGGTGTACCCGCTGTCATTTCCGGTCTGCTGATTGCCTTTGATTCCAAATCTATGCCCAGCGAGAAAAAAAATCCCAGCTTTCAATACGGCAATGCACAAGCGGCAATTGCCGTATTCATGCTCGTCATGTGTTTCATAG TCACTGTGGGCTGCCTGGTGTTGCAACAGCGTTACAAGAAGCGATATGAAAAGTACTTGACTTATACGCGTGAGTTGTCCAATCCGGATTCGG CACCTTCAGATTTGCACTCGACCGTTTCGACAGCCAATTTGCTGGCCAACGTGGATCGTTCCTCGATCAGACAAAGCGCGCGCACCACATCCTATTCGTCCTCGTCGGATGATGATGACATCATACCCACAGCAGACGTGACAGTCCAAAGATCCAACGGAGGTTGTGGTTCCGGCAGTGGCAACTGTTGTTCGGGCTCAGCGGtgaccacgcccacaacaGCATCTACAGTTGTTATGGACATCGAAGATCTTTTAAATCGTAGTCGCCAACGAAACGTAATGGATCCCAAAGATCTGGACAAAATCGATACGGCACCTCCAACTGAATC CCACATGTGCAGCAGCTCGTACAACTGCGGTCCGAGCACCTCGCGTCAAGGTTGCCAGAACATCATAGAACGTTATGAGGAGCAGACGCGCAGCGGTTTGGAGCCGTTGGAGCACACGAGCGACTGCGATGAGCATCAAACATTGAAACACACAATCCTATTGATAATTCTGTTGTGCTCAATGTTTGTCGGCTTGGCGGTATCGATTTGGACGCTGGTCATGGAGGGCATGTCGGGTATCTATTTGGAATTGAGTTTTCTCGATGCGTTCCTTAACTTTGGCCAAGGTTTAATTGTGTTGGCCGTTTTCATAAGCGATACGGGCGAGTTACTAATGCCGCTGATCAAATTCTGGCGAAAGATATG GTATGGCGCCAATGTGGTCAGTCTACCCCACTGGTCGAGTCTGCGTCCAGATACCAAACAAATTTGCGAGCAATTTCGCAATCATCATTTGGAGAATTGCAAAAAGGATATTGCTAAGGACAGAAG ATGGCGCATACGAGTTTATCGCAAGGTCTTCTATGGCAGCGAGTTTGTCAGTTGGCTTATTGAGGTTGGCCTTTCAAAGGATCGCATGGAGGCTGTGCATTATGCACGTCATCTCGTTGATGGTCGCGTGCTGCGACACATTAATAATGTCTATCATTTCGAGGATAAACAATTGCTTTACAACTTCTGCAGTCGCATCTAG